A region of the Pirellulales bacterium genome:
CTACGGGCGGGTCATCGACGACGTTCTGGCGTAGCGCTTACTGTTGCAGATAGGCAAACAGGTCTCGCAACTCCTGCGGCGTGAGCGGTTCCAAGAGCCTTTCGGGCATCAGGGAAACGCGCGATTCCTCCAGCTCGTCGATCTCCTCGCGAACGATGCGCGTCCGCTGGTTCTTGGCGTCGACGAGCGTCACGCTGGCGGGGTCTTGCTCGGCGAGGATTCCGGTGAGAACTTGTCCGCCCGTGGTTGCCAACACGTAACTGGCATATTCCTTGCGAACGACGGAGCTCGGATCGATGATGTTGGTCAGCAAAGCGTTCCGGTCGCCACGGTTGGCCTTGGTGAGCTCAGGTCCGACGTGATTTCCCTCGCCGAAGAGCTGATGGCAGATGCCGCAGTGCTTGGTAAAAAGGGCCTTGCCAGCGGCCCGGTCTCCCTCGCCGGCACGAAGGTCGTTCGAAAAACGGCGGATATCGGCAAGTTTCTCTTCGGGGGTGCCGGGGCCGATGTTTCCCCAGATTTTGCGAACCAAGGCATCGATCGCCGCGTCATGGTGCAGCGCCGCCCGTTGTAACTGCTCCAGCGGAATCTCATCCGGCCGAAGAACGCCGCGATCGACTTGCTCCAACAGCGCCAAAGCGGACCTGGGCCGGCTCAAAAGCGTTTCGCGCACGTCGCCGCGAACGACCGCCGAGAACCCGGCGTAGCGCGATACGAGCTGACGCGCGACCTGTTCATTCTCAAATCGGCCTGCCGTTGCGACCGCCGCCCGCTGGACCGCTTCCGGCTGTCCAGGGTCGATCCACGGCAACGCCGCCGCGACACTCTCGGTCGACCCGAAACGGCCCAAGAGGCCCAATGCCTTGATCCGGTCCGCCTCATTCGTGTGCGGTGCGGCGATGAGCGACATCAGGCGTTCTTCGGCGCCCGGCAGTTGCACCTGCAACGCCAACGCCAGGTAAAGCGGCCTCTCTGGCGACGCTTGCCACCGCCGGGCAACCAACTCCTTCAGTTCGACCGCTGGCGGTTCGCGGCCGGCCGGTTTCCGCTCGTCGAGGCCGCGGGAAAGTTCAGCGAGCAGGCCATCCGCCGCTTCGTTGGGCGCCGCGCGCAGCAGGCGCGCACAGGCAGCGTAGGCGCTGCTCTTCGCTTCCGCGGCATAGCGGCGCACCAACCGGCGGGCATTTTCGCGCAGCAGCACGTGCCGCCAAAGAGGCTCGTGGAAGAGATCGAGCACGCCCGGCATCTGCTCGATCGCCTTGTCTTCCATGGCCCACCAGAGCAGCCACGGAAGATGGGGATCGTCAGCGTCTTCATCCCGCAGCATCAAGGCGGCGACGATCGGCAAGGCGTCGGAGCCGGACAGCCGCTTGGCCGTCGAGGCAAGTTGAGCGCGTACGACGACACTCGGCTCGGTGGCCGCCAGCGTGGCCAGCTTTTCAGCGGCTCTTGGCGTCACTTGGCGTGCTTCGCCCAATAACCGCACGGTCCAGCACCGAACGTGCTCGTCCGAGTGGTCTAGCAAGTCGACGGCCAGCTCCTCGCTCCAGCCGCCGCTGCCGTAGAGCGCCCATAGGCTCTCCAGTGCGAGATCACCATCGGCTTCCTGCAAGGCTGCCGTCCGCAATCTGGCAAACGTCGAAGAATCTCGCCGTTCGCTCAACCGCCGACGTGCCCGGCCCCGCCACCAGTGGTTCGAGTGCTGGAGCAGATCAACCAGCCTGTCGCTGCTGAGGCTTGGAAGATCGACCCGCTCTTGCGGCACCTGTGACGTCACCGGGACGATCTTATAAACGCGACCATTGGAGGTGTCCCAATGGGCATCGGGATCGGGGTGTGCCGTGCGCCGATCGAAGAAATCGCACACGAAGACGGCTCCGTCGGGCGCCAAACAGAGATCGGTGGCGCCAAACCAAGTGTCGTGCGAGTCCAAGAGCAGCCCCCCGAGCGACATCTTGATGGTTGAGCCGCGCGGAGCGACTTTCCACCAGGAGCACGTGTGCCCCAGGAAATCGCCGCACAAAAAGGCGCCACGGTATTGCGGCGGGAAGACGTCCGCCAGATAAATCGTGCCGCCGGTGTTCGGTCGGCCCGTCAGCCCGGTGTGCTCGACGTGGCTGAACCAGCCATAGGCATAAGGGTTGTGCAACGGCCCGTGCTTGCCAAACGTCTTTTCATAGTAGCCGCCTTGCACTCCGTGCCAGCAAAGCCCGCCGTTCGAGCTGTAGATCAACCTGCCCTTGGCATCGAAGGTCAGCCCGAAGCCGTTGCCGCCACCCTCACAGAACAACTCGAACTGTTTGCTGCGCGGATGATAGCGCCATACTCCTTGTTGAAATTCGATGCCGCGGATGCGGCAGGTGGTCGTGCTGCCGTTCAGCCCGTAAAGCCAGCCATCCGGGCCGAAGGTCAGATGGTTGACCAAGGACTGGGCATCCTCCATCCCGAAACCTTCCAGCAGGACGTCGGGGTCGCCGTCGGGCACGTCGTCGTTGTCTTGGTCGCGATAAAAAAGCAGATAGGGTGCTTGCAGCACATAAACGCCACCGTCGCCGAACTCCAGGCCGGTACACAGATTCAGGTCGGAGACGAAGTCGTGGAACCTGTCGGCGTGGCCGTCGCCGTCGAGGTCCTGGCAGATGGTGATGCGATCGGCGCCCTTTGGGCCGCGCGGAGGCGGTTCGGGCACGCGGTCGTAAACGGTGCGCGAATAACGGTCGACCCGCACCCGCTTCAGTCCGGCCGGGTTCGGATATTGCAGATACTGAATAACCCAGAGACGCCCGCGATCGTCGCATTTGACGAGAATTGGCTGGCGGATCTCCGGCTCGCCGGCGAACAGCTTGACCGCCAGCCCCTCGCCCAGCGACATTTTCTTGGCCGCCTCACGGGCAGGATAACCCTGGCCGCGGGCCGGCAGCGCCGGTAGGTAGGACAGCACAACGGCGACGGCGAGCGTTCGCACCGCGGCGTAGGCGTTGAAAGAGGGACGAACCGGCATGCGTGCAGTCTAGCCTGCGTCCCATTCGATGGCGAGGGATGGGGTGATGCCCAATCCCTCGGCCGCTCGCGGCCGGCTTATGATGACCATCGACTTAACCCCATGCGCGCCAAGATCGCCGATACCGGCCTGCGCGGACATTCCGCCGAATGCCGAATACCAGCAGTCCCAGCCAAATCACAATACCCGCCAGCGTGCCGCCCAGTCCGACGCGGAACGACAACGGACCGAAGACGAAGACGATGCGGTGTGTTCCCGCCGCCAGACGGATGCCGCGAAAGACGCCGTGCGCCCGATCGATCGCGACCGGACGGCCATCGACGGCGGCTGTCCAGCCGGGATACCACGTGTCGGCCAGCAGCAACCGGCCGACCGCCGGCGCATCGCAGTCGATGGTCAGCCGCTGAGGCTCTTCAGCGACCACG
Encoded here:
- a CDS encoding PVC-type heme-binding CxxCH protein, whose product is MPVRPSFNAYAAVRTLAVAVVLSYLPALPARGQGYPAREAAKKMSLGEGLAVKLFAGEPEIRQPILVKCDDRGRLWVIQYLQYPNPAGLKRVRVDRYSRTVYDRVPEPPPRGPKGADRITICQDLDGDGHADRFHDFVSDLNLCTGLEFGDGGVYVLQAPYLLFYRDQDNDDVPDGDPDVLLEGFGMEDAQSLVNHLTFGPDGWLYGLNGSTTTCRIRGIEFQQGVWRYHPRSKQFELFCEGGGNGFGLTFDAKGRLIYSSNGGLCWHGVQGGYYEKTFGKHGPLHNPYAYGWFSHVEHTGLTGRPNTGGTIYLADVFPPQYRGAFLCGDFLGHTCSWWKVAPRGSTIKMSLGGLLLDSHDTWFGATDLCLAPDGAVFVCDFFDRRTAHPDPDAHWDTSNGRVYKIVPVTSQVPQERVDLPSLSSDRLVDLLQHSNHWWRGRARRRLSERRDSSTFARLRTAALQEADGDLALESLWALYGSGGWSEELAVDLLDHSDEHVRCWTVRLLGEARQVTPRAAEKLATLAATEPSVVVRAQLASTAKRLSGSDALPIVAALMLRDEDADDPHLPWLLWWAMEDKAIEQMPGVLDLFHEPLWRHVLLRENARRLVRRYAAEAKSSAYAACARLLRAAPNEAADGLLAELSRGLDERKPAGREPPAVELKELVARRWQASPERPLYLALALQVQLPGAEERLMSLIAAPHTNEADRIKALGLLGRFGSTESVAAALPWIDPGQPEAVQRAAVATAGRFENEQVARQLVSRYAGFSAVVRGDVRETLLSRPRSALALLEQVDRGVLRPDEIPLEQLQRAALHHDAAIDALVRKIWGNIGPGTPEEKLADIRRFSNDLRAGEGDRAAGKALFTKHCGICHQLFGEGNHVGPELTKANRGDRNALLTNIIDPSSVVRKEYASYVLATTGGQVLTGILAEQDPASVTLVDAKNQRTRIVREEIDELEESRVSLMPERLLEPLTPQELRDLFAYLQQ